From the Prochlorococcus marinus str. AS9601 genome, the window AATGCTGATTTATTTCTGGAATATATAAGGACAGTATTGCCTTGGATTAAATCTGTGGGAGGAGTAATAGTAAAAAGAGATTTAATACAAGAATCAACCTCAAATGAATGGGATGGAGGGCAGCTAGGATTAGTAATTGAATTCGAATCAAAATTTGCTGCTAAAAAAGCATTTTATTCTGAAGTATTTCAAAAATATCTGCAGTCCAGAGATTTAATGGAACTAGTTACTATAAGTACTCTTTAAAAAAATCAACCAATATCGACCTCACACAAACGACTTATAAGTATTTATTACTATTAAATTATTTATGTAATATTTATAACTTCACTAGCAATAGCATATTTTGCAAAATTTAGTTGTAAAAGTAATCCGTTAATCAAATGAACTATTCAACAGAAAAAGATGATTATTTGATGACAACTCCATATACAAAGAAAATTCAGCAAAAATTTGAAAAGGTTAAATCTTTTTTAGAGCAAAATGGATTTAATCCTTCATCAGAGAGCTTAATGCAAGATATAGTTAGTTCAGAAGAATATATTACTAAAAATGGCTTATAAAATATCAGAATATATTCAGAGTCCTTAAATAATAAAAACCGCCTATAAGAAAAGGTAATAATATTCCAATAAATAAAAATATGGATTTCTTTGATTCGCCTTCTGATATGGGGTTAATTTCTGGTTCAATTGCAAAACCATTTTGTCTACCACCGCTTTCGGTTGTATAACCTTTTTTATTCATAAGAAAAATAATCTATGCAGATTATCTCATGTAAAAACTTATTTAAAAAAATTTTTTACATTTAGAATTAAACTAATTTTAAGATCTACTAATTGATTTCAATCTGAGATTTCAATTTGGCAGCTTTTTTTAAAAGACCTACAACTTCCTTACGGCCAATAGCAAACTCAGCCTTGTTAAGTAACTCGCTATATTTTTTTGTGATTTCTCTATGGTTCATTTTGAGTGTTATCTTCTTTAAATTATAAAGTTACTAAAAAAAATTTTTGTATAAAAGATATCAAAAAAGAGTTTAAGTAACTTTACCTATTTAAACCAACCTTTTTTCTTTGGTTTAATCTCTTCTTTAAAAACTTCTTTTTTTCTCCCAAATAATCCCTTTTTTTGGACTGTTAAATTCTCTTCAACAGGTTTAGATTTTCTATTAAATAAGCCTTTTTTAGGTTCTTTTTTAATTGATTCTTTTTTGTCAGAAATCTTTGTTTTTTTAGGATTTGATTTTGAATTTTTGGGTTTGCTATCTGCAAATAAAGTTTGATATACAAAAAAACCAAAAACAGTAAAGAAGCCTAATGCCTGTACTAGAGCAGTTCCAAGATTATCAAACATTTAGGCCTCAACTTTGTATAGTGATTCTTTTTCTTTCGCTTCTATACATTTTTTATCATCAGACAAGCATTCAATTTCTGCCTTCTTCTCACTATGAGAACTGCAGCCACCTGCATTTGCATTAGATATTGAAAACAAAGTTAGTACCCCTAAGATTAAGGCGCATGAGGTGTTAATCGGTTTCATGAGTTTTATTTTTATTATGGAAAAATAATTTCGCAATTGCGAAGATAATCTTCTCTTCTGCTAAAAGTATCCCCTTTTTATATATCTATTTGTAGTAATTAACTAAATCGATAATTAATATTGCTAGTAAAGAAAAACCTAAAATGAAAGGGAAATAAGGATATTTATTTAAAATTTTGTTTAGTTGATTTTTCGATGTTTGTTTTTCCTTTTTCTTTTCTCTAGGTTGTAAACCTAACTCTTTCCTTCTCTTAGCTTCTCCCATAATTTTTAAACTATTTATGACTATTCTATATACCCAGTAGTAGTAGTGTATTGTTCTAGATTTAAATTATTAATGGCTAATTTAATTTAATTTAATTTAAATTTTGGATATATTAAAAATATATAAAAAAAATTACATGATAGAAGTAGTTTGGTCAGTAAATATAATGATTGCGATTCTTATTATTGGTGTTGCCTGGGTTCTTTATTACATATTTACTTATGATCAAAAATTTACTTCCTAGATAAATGTCAGATAAAGATCTAAGTAATTTTCTAAAAAAGATAGAGCAACTTAATCAAATTGCTGAGCTAATAAAAAATAATCCTGGTAAAAAGTTATCCCTTTCAAAATGCAAGAATCATGATGAAGTAATTAAATTAACCACTGAATGGGGTTTTGATATTGGTAAAAGATGGGGAGAATATTAATTGATTTTATTACCAGCATTATTAAAATTTCCATCAACATCAAATTAAATTCCTAAGATTAATTAGTATTTCTTGTATTGGAGTTATGAAAGAAATTGGAGAGATAAAGTCAAATATATATAAAATAGCTGCTGTTACAGATAGAGGGCAAAGATTAAATAAATTAATTTCTCCTATGTATGAGGAAAAAGCTAATGAAATGGATGAATTGATTGATGCTCTTAAAGACTTTAGTTTTGAAATATCAGAAAAATTATTGTCTGGAGAGTGGGAATTAATTTTTTCTAATGTTGAATTATTTCGAAGTTCTCCTTTCTTCCTTGCTATTGAAAAGGCATTAAATGATGAATTTAAAAGTAATCTTTTTTTTAAATTACATCAATTGCAAGTAGGATCCTTTGGCATATCAACTATTGGGAGAATTGCTCAAAAGATTGATTTTGAAAAAAAAGAATTTATATCTACTTTTGACACTACAATATTTGGGCTTACAACTATTCCTATCTTAGGTTGGTTCAAACTATTGCCTACTTTTGGTGGAAGAGTAATAACCCTAGCAAGTGATTTAGTTTTAAGAAATAATTTTCTTGATATGAAACTACAAAAGACAAAAGTTTCCAAAGTTGATGGACTTAATAAGATTCCATTATTTAGTGAATTACTTATGGATAGATGGTATCCAGTTAAAGAGGTATGGAATAAGTTACCTTGGAATAAAGAATCGCCAAATTGCCAGGTTTCAATAGTATATTTAGACGATGAAATGAGAATTGTGCAGGATATGTATGGGTCTATTTTTATTTATATAAGACCTTCAATTTCCTTGTTGAATTCAAATTCAATCTCTAATGATTAATTAAAACACTGAATAATAATTTTGTTATTTATAGAGAAAACCATTAAAAATTTATTTTAAAGATTAATTAATAAAAACTTCTCACATCTTAAATATAAATAGGTTATGTTCATAATGAACATTTTTTTATTATGCTTAGAAATCAAGAAAAAAATTCTGTTGTTAGAGGAATATTCCTAATAGGAGGTTGGGGCTTAGGTCTAGACAGATTCTACGAAGGTGATAAAAAAGGTGGCTTTTTATCAATCATTGGTTGGAGTATCACATTTTTTAGCTTTATCTTTCTTAAATGTTCAGGTTATGAATATGTTGAGGGTGTGAAAAATTATTCAGATTATTCCCCTAACCCTTTAATAGTATTACCTTTACTGGCAGGAGCATATGGTGGCTTTCTAATAATTAAGAAGGCATTTAGATTAGCTAAACAATTTGAGAATGCTGAATAATACTACCAGCAGTTAAATTCAAGATAATAATCCAGATCCTTTCAAATAAAATTTAAATAAAAGTATCACTAAAAGGTTTACTATTGCTAAGGCTACTAAACCATTTCTGTTTTTTACATCTAATTTCTTGACTAAATTAGAAAGATAAACTACTGGATTTTCTGGCTCTTTATTATCCAAATTTTGTTTTAAATATTAATTTGACAAGAAAATATCACAGTTTCATTTGAAGAATCAAAATTGTAAAGATGAATTTCCAAAAAGAAATAAATAATTTTTAACCCATAATTCCTGCATTTCTTAAAAACGCTTTACCCATATTGCCAATTACAAAAAATAGAGACAGATTAATTAAAAGGACTATTAATAATGCCAACATTTTATAGTTTGGATTAGTTGAAATTCCATCAAATCCATTATTAAGAAATCTTTTAAAAAGTGACTTGTCAATTTTTGGTTTTTGTTGCCCAGAATCAAGTTTTACTTTTTCTTCTGAAGAATCTTGATTACTTGCTTTCTCTAGAAATTCTGTAAATGCCTTTACATTTTCTTCTTTTTTATTCCCCTCATTAAGATCTTTATTGTCTTCATTCAAATTGGGGGACGATTCGATTGAATTATTTTCCTCAGGATTAAGTTTTGAATCTTCCAAATTAATAGTAAATGCTAGGAGTATATTACACCATAAAAAAAACCCACTCGATCAATTGAAGAGAGGGTTAGCTAAGGTTAAAGTTCTTATCTTGATAATAATTTATTTTAATTAAATTTGCGGTTGTAGCATAATGAAGTTTTAATTTAGATTATATTCAAGGTGATTTTTTCGTACATATGTTAGATGCAAATACTAAAAAAGCATGTAAAGATGATCCCTCAATAAGAGAAATTAAAATTAGAAATATAGAACATGCTATTGAACAAGCAGAATTGATAATAAAAGAATCAAAAATGAGCCAAGAAGAATTAATCTTTTTAAAAAGAAAAATATCGGACTCAAGACAGGATTTAGAGATACTTTATTTAATGAAAATTCAATGAATATAAATTTGTTAATCTTTAAAAGGATTGAATTTATACAAAGAAAATTAATTTGTATATTTGAAGACTTATAAAGTTTAAAGGGAATGTAATTATTTGTATGAAGGTTCTAGTTATGTCTAAAAATAATCTATATATACCTTTAAAGGTTGTTCCATACATCTTCATTTCAATTACTGCCATAGCAATAACAGCAGCTACATATGTAATTACTTAGTTCTATAAGCTATGTAAAGTTTTTAGATATTAAGTAAATTAAAATATTTGTAATAACTAATTGTATGAATAAATTCAAAATAGCAATTTTTACAATATCAATAATCATATTTTCCCTAATTGGGATTAAAAAATTAATTTATATAAATCAAGTTAAAGATATAAAAAATAAAGAAGAATCATTCTTAAACGAATCTGTACGTGTTTTAAATGAATGTTTCGATCTAGAAAATAAAAATAAAAGAACTCTTAATAAATCAATTGAATTAATTGAGTATTGCTTAGAGGAATATGGATATAAAAACTGATTTCAAAACTTGAATGATGAATTTCCTTAATACTCCACTAATATGCAAATAAAAATTCTCATCAATAATCTTGTTATGTTCCATAATTTTTTATTAATAATATTTTCCTAATTTAATTTTTCTAAAATGACTAAAGTTAAATGTTCTTATTTAGGAAATTTAAATTGTGAGGCTATTCATCTACAATCTGGAAGTCTTATTAGAACTGATGCACCTTTAGATCACTGCGGTAAGGGTGAAAGTTTTTCCCCAACTGATTTATTAGCGACATCTCTAGGTACTTGCCTGCTAACCATTATGGCAATCAAAGCTAAATCGAAAGGATTTGATTTGAAAGGTATATATTTAAATATTGAAAAAGTAATGACACAACATAGCGAGAGGAAGATAAAAGAACTAATAATAGATATTTTTATACCAGAGAACACTTCTAATGAAACTATTGATTTTTTGAAAAAAGCTTCCAAAGAATGTCCAGTTACAAGAAATTTATCTCAAGAAATAGATATTAAAATTAGTTGGCATAATGATAAATCTCTAACATAGTAATTACAAAAAATATAATGAAATACTTTATTGGAATAGTCCTTCTTTTATTTGGAATATGCATAATGACTGACTTGGCATTAAAGACTAGGTATACAAGAAAAAGACTTTCAAAAAGGAAAAAATAAATCTTATAAATTTTAATGATTAAGCAAATAGATTTATTTTTGTACTGACAATAAAGACTTATTTTAGTTTTATTTTTTCACTATTTTTTGATCAATCAAACTAATCAAAGGGATCATGAAATTTACATTTATTCCAACAGTGCACCATGTATAAGTAATAAGAAAAAATATTTTTATAACTATATTAGGGGGTAAGGTGAAAAATATTTTGAAAAACCCTCCAATGAATAATACCAATATTCCAATTTGAAAAAGACCTTTGATTATCCATTTAAGTCCATATTTTTTAATGTTTATAAAAAACCAGAAAAAAACAAAACTAGATAAAAATAAATATATAAAATTTATGATCATCTTTTCAAAGAAAATCTAATAAATTTGCCATTATCAAGGCATGATGACAATTATCACTTTTTTATCTGCTAATTTTTTTTAAAAATGGAAAAGTTATACAAAAAACAATAAAAATAAATTATTTTTTTACTTTTTATCTTAAAACATTTTAGATTTTAGTAAATCAACTCTTTTTTGATTCACTCCCAAATCACTTTCTCCAACTCTTGATTCTGATCTTATTGATAAGATGTTTGATTCAGGTAGAAAGGATACTTCTAAGTCGTCTACATACTTCATCCATTTACTGGTTGACTCAGCATGAAGATAATCGCCATCTATTTCTACAATCTCAGTTCTTGGAGTGTTTTCGATAAATGTTTTAATCTCTTCAAAAGGTTTCTCAATATTGTTAACCTCCCATTCTTCTCGTACACAATGAGCGATCTCTACACAAGGTTTTAGTTCTACATGTGAGGCAAATGATGAAGAAGGGAATAAAAAGCTTGAACAAATTAAAATTGCTAAAAAAAGTATTTTCATTAACAGAAGTATTTAACGAACCATAATCTAACGAATTAAATTACTAATTTGTAATGACATATCTAATTATTTTGGAAGAAAGCATATATGTTTTTATATTCAGAATTTAATATGTATTGCTAAAAATCCCAAAAAAAAAGACCCCTCAGAGAGAGATCTTTTAAAATTGATTTATATCAAGTGTTTCCTTGTTTCCACTGAAATAAATCAATTCCTCCTACACACAAACTTAATATCACACTTATTTCCAAAATATGTAATACCTAATAGACCTCTATCTTAACTGTCACATCACAAAAAATACAAAAAGTACTCAAACATTGCGGTCGAGTACTTTTAAAGTTATCAGAAATAAGTGTGTGAGGAGTTTCTGATGTATTTAATTTACTCCGTAGGTAATTTAAAAGGCTACAGTATAAATTACTAATTATTTAAATCATTCAGAAAAATTGGGCGTTTATGAAAAAAATAATCAAAAACACAAAAAAATCATGAAAAGCATTTACAAAAAAATCATTTTTCTTATTTCGGCAATTGCTCTTTTTTCAGTAATAGTCGGTATTGTCAAATATTCGCTTACTTATATTGAAAATAATCCCGAAAAATACTTACCTACACAAAAGTAAGACAAAATTAAGTATAAATTCACTTCAAAAAATCTATAAAATGTCTTAAATATGTGCTACACAGACAGCCTGAGTCATGAAAATCAAAAATACTTCAGTTCTTAATCAGAATAATATTTATTTAAGTCAATTCAAAAATAAACATAAATATCAAATACTTGAGAATTACTGGAAGAAAAGAAAGAAAGAATGTGAAAAAAATCTTTCAAAATTTTGCTAACCGATAAATATGAATTTTATTTTTTCTTTTTTATTAGCATCTGTAATGTGGGTACAAGTTCCACAATGGGAAGCTGACTGGTCAAAATGTGCTGTAGATGTTCCCGATTCGTCATGTCACTGGTACGTAGCTGCTCCCGACAATACTTTTGGGGAAGGATTTAATTGGGAAAACGCTCCTTGGTTTGATGCTAATGGATTACAGGATGTAGCTAAGATTGAGAAAGAATCTGTAGTAGAAAAACTTCAGAATAACTAAAGTTTCTATTTCATCAATTAACTCTTAAAAGTATTTAAATCTAGTTGCTTAGTGGTTAACTTTTGATTAATAAAATAATTTTTATGCGTTTCAAAGTAAGTCTCAAAAAAAATGGAAAGGAATTTGATGAAGTTGTTATAGCTAATAATAAAAAAGAAGCTATGGAACTAGCTTTAAAAAACAATCCAGAAGCTCAAGCATTAAACTCTGATTGGACATTTAAGATTTAATTATTTACGAAGTTTAGGAATCAAAAGAGATGCGACACAAATAACACTAATTGCAGGTCCAGGCGACAAATTAAAGACTATAGATAGAATAAAGCCCAGAAGTGAGATACATAATCCAAAAAATGAAGACCTCATCATTGCAATTCTTAAACTATGAGCCTTATTAAGCCCTAACAGTGTTGGGGTAGAAAGAAGAGCAATAACAAGAATTACTCCCACTGCTGACATTGAACTAACAATTACTAATGCCGTTGTAAAACTCAAAGCAAGATTTAATAAAGAAACGTTTATACCACTCGCGGATGCTCCTTCTGGATCCATTCCCACATAAACAACCTTTTCATATCCAAAAGTTATTAAAAGTATAAATACTAAAAAAGCAATTATTGTTCTAAGTAAATCTCCAAAATTTGCTGTCAATAAATCGCCAAATAATACTGCCTCCAAATCGATCCTTATTCCAAGTAAAGGGATTATAAGGACTCCAAACCCAAGCATTCCGGCTAATATTGTGTTCATTATTGCTTCATAGTTTTCACTCTTTTTATTAGTTAAACTTTCCGCAATTACAGAACCTAAAAGACCACTGATAACCCCACCAATTGAAGGATGAATTCCAAGCGCTAAGGCTAAAGCAAGTCCTGGCAAAACGCAGTGAGAGATTAAATTTACTTGAAGTAATCTCCTATGTGTTATTAATACAGTTCCCATAGCTGGACATAGAATTCCTGAAAAAATAGTTATTATTAAGGGAACAAGCCACCAACTGCTATTAATAAAAGACATTAATCTATTGATTCGGTATGATCAAAAATACGGGGAAAAAAAAGATTTCGGAAACAATGGTAACTAAGCCTGACATTACCAAAAGACAAGAACAACTTCTTGAAGAACTTAATAAATGTGAAGATGAACTGAGCGGTCAAGAGTTGCATAGACAATTGATTGAAAGCGGAAAAGCTATGGGACTGACAACTGTATACAGGAATCTTCAAGTTCTTATAAAGCATGGTTTAATACGTTCTAGACATCTCCCAACAGGAGAGGTTCTTTACACTCCCGTAGATAGAGACATTCATCATTTGACATGTGTTCAATGTGGTGAGACTTCAAAAATGGAAGGGTGCCCTGTAAAAGATATTCATACACCCAAAACAAATCCAAAGAAATTCCAATTGTTGTTCCATACCCTGGAGTATTTCGGACTTTGCCAGAACTGCTATCAAGCACAAAGTTAAAACTAAATATTTTTTTAATCACAACAATTATTATCCTCAATAGAGCTGATATTTATATCCTCTAATTTATCTTTTATGGAATCAGGGCTTCCACAGGCCAATACACCTTTATCCAAAACAATAACTTGATCATAACTATTTAACGAGGTACCCCAATCATGACTGCTCACCATTAAAGAAAGACCAGCATCAGCAAGTTGACGAACAATTTTTAGAAAATCCTCCTTTGCAGGTGGATCTAAAGCTGCACAAGGTTCATCAAGAAGGAAAATTTTTGCTGGAGACATTAATGTTTTGGCTAATAGAGCTCTTTGTTGTTGTCCACC encodes:
- a CDS encoding DUF1330 domain-containing protein; the protein is MTKSYWLKKISIPNADLFLEYIRTVLPWIKSVGGVIVKRDLIQESTSNEWDGGQLGLVIEFESKFAAKKAFYSEVFQKYLQSRDLMELVTISTL
- a CDS encoding Nif11 family protein, with the protein product MSDKDLSNFLKKIEQLNQIAELIKNNPGKKLSLSKCKNHDEVIKLTTEWGFDIGKRWGEY
- a CDS encoding PAP/fibrillin family protein; this encodes MKEIGEIKSNIYKIAAVTDRGQRLNKLISPMYEEKANEMDELIDALKDFSFEISEKLLSGEWELIFSNVELFRSSPFFLAIEKALNDEFKSNLFFKLHQLQVGSFGISTIGRIAQKIDFEKKEFISTFDTTIFGLTTIPILGWFKLLPTFGGRVITLASDLVLRNNFLDMKLQKTKVSKVDGLNKIPLFSELLMDRWYPVKEVWNKLPWNKESPNCQVSIVYLDDEMRIVQDMYGSIFIYIRPSISLLNSNSISND
- a CDS encoding OsmC family protein, with amino-acid sequence MTKVKCSYLGNLNCEAIHLQSGSLIRTDAPLDHCGKGESFSPTDLLATSLGTCLLTIMAIKAKSKGFDLKGIYLNIEKVMTQHSERKIKELIIDIFIPENTSNETIDFLKKASKECPVTRNLSQEIDIKISWHNDKSLT
- a CDS encoding DUF1499 domain-containing protein, with protein sequence MKILFLAILICSSFLFPSSSFASHVELKPCVEIAHCVREEWEVNNIEKPFEEIKTFIENTPRTEIVEIDGDYLHAESTSKWMKYVDDLEVSFLPESNILSIRSESRVGESDLGVNQKRVDLLKSKMF
- a CDS encoding metal ABC transporter permease → MSFINSSWWLVPLIITIFSGILCPAMGTVLITHRRLLQVNLISHCVLPGLALALALGIHPSIGGVISGLLGSVIAESLTNKKSENYEAIMNTILAGMLGFGVLIIPLLGIRIDLEAVLFGDLLTANFGDLLRTIIAFLVFILLITFGYEKVVYVGMDPEGASASGINVSLLNLALSFTTALVIVSSMSAVGVILVIALLSTPTLLGLNKAHSLRIAMMRSSFFGLCISLLGFILSIVFNLSPGPAISVICVASLLIPKLRK
- a CDS encoding Fur family transcriptional regulator, coding for MIKNTGKKKISETMVTKPDITKRQEQLLEELNKCEDELSGQELHRQLIESGKAMGLTTVYRNLQVLIKHGLIRSRHLPTGEVLYTPVDRDIHHLTCVQCGETSKMEGCPVKDIHTPKTNPKKFQLLFHTLEYFGLCQNCYQAQS